In Fervidobacterium nodosum Rt17-B1, one genomic interval encodes:
- a CDS encoding flagellin: protein MRINNNVGMWAIRYLQNLQTQQNTQQQSLAQSTIPLNQNISSNVIAERIRSQVNGYREAMVSTYNTIGMMNTAEGGLQSISSNLQRMRELAIQASNGTLSDSERSALQKEFTQLSQGINKVVEQTKYNNQRVLGGEIRNMQVQLGPNEGQNMKVTLPSMDIKSLGLESVNLNSTENAQNALKAIDQAISNVSTTRNYIGSVNNRLESAARNLSETMINLTSSVSILTGTDMARTTMEWIRTQLQSRATIGVLSQSNVNSSNVLRLLG, encoded by the coding sequence ATGCGTATTAATAACAACGTTGGAATGTGGGCAATTCGATATCTTCAAAATTTACAAACCCAACAAAACACACAACAACAAAGCTTAGCACAATCAACTATACCTTTAAATCAAAATATATCTTCCAACGTCATAGCTGAGAGGATACGTTCGCAAGTTAATGGCTATCGCGAAGCTATGGTAAGTACGTACAATACAATAGGCATGATGAACACCGCAGAAGGCGGTTTACAAAGTATTAGTTCAAATTTACAAAGAATGCGTGAATTAGCGATTCAGGCATCTAATGGCACACTTTCTGATTCGGAAAGAAGTGCTTTGCAGAAAGAATTCACGCAACTATCACAAGGTATAAACAAAGTTGTTGAACAAACAAAATATAATAACCAAAGAGTACTTGGTGGTGAAATTAGAAATATGCAAGTGCAACTTGGACCAAATGAAGGTCAGAATATGAAGGTCACCCTCCCAAGCATGGACATTAAGTCTCTCGGGCTTGAAAGTGTAAATCTTAACAGCACAGAAAATGCTCAAAATGCATTAAAAGCTATTGATCAAGCTATATCTAACGTTTCTACAACACGTAACTACATAGGTTCCGTAAATAACAGATTAGAAAGCGCTGCAAGAAATCTTAGTGAAACAATGATAAATCTCACCTCCTCTGTAAGTATTTTAACAGGAACAGATATGGCTCGTACGACTATGGAATGGATAAGAACTCAGTTACAATCACGAGCCACGATAGGTGTGCTGTCACAATCAAACGTTAACAGTTCTAATGTACTAAGATTGCTTGGATAA